ATGATTCCGACTTAATGGGATTGGTAAATGGTCAAGCTTATCGTTTAGAAGCCCAAGGCGAGATTTTTAATGGTCTTCAAGGTCGGGGATATTATCGCTTTGCTGATACCGGTTTTGCCAATAATGCCACAATTAGTTTCGTTCCCGGACAAACTCGTTATGGAGCGCAATTAATAGGTAAATTAACTTCTACCACTAATCTGAGGGTACAATACGACCACGAAGATAATTTTGGCATTGCCCCACAGCCTTTAGATACCTTCGAAGAATTATTTGCACCAGGTTCGACAGCAATTCCCGGTAGCAAAGTTGATAATTCCCTCACCACAATTACCGCCGGGATACAGCAACAACTGGGTAGTGCTACTGTCAACTTCGATTGGATTCATCGGGATCGAGAAGACCGCATTGCTACCGACTCCTTAACCAGTAAATCCGACCAATTGCGTTCGCGTCTCAGCCTTCCTATTGCCGAAAACCTCACTTTCTTAGCCCAAAATGAACTAACCATATCCAATCAAACAGACACAGTTTATCCAGACCGTAGCATCTTAGGGATCAATTGGGCAGCAATACCCGGAATTAATATTAGTCTGTCTCAACAGTTTTATAGTGGTGGTCAATTTGACGGTAACTCCATTACCAATTTGAGTGTCAACGGCGAACACAAACTAAGTCCAGATACCAGCATTACCGGACGTTACTCAATTTTAGGTGGTGCGAACCAAATTACCACCCAAGGCGCAGTCGGTCTAAAAAACCGTTGGACAATTGCCCCTGGTTTGCGGTTAAATGTAGCTTACGAACACGTATTTGGCGAATTTCTGGGAACCACCGGCGCAGGACAACAATTTCTTCAACCCTTCGCCATCGGTCAAAGTGCTGCCTCTCTTGGCTTCACAGGTGGTGATAGTTACAGTGTCGGCTTGGAATATACAGATAACCCCAACTATAAAGCCAGCGCCCGTTATGAACATCGTAGTTCTGGCAGTGGAAATAATACCGTAATTTCCGCTGGAGTTACTGGTAAAGTTTCATCATCTCTCACCGCCTTAGTCCGTTATCAACAAGCCAGTTCCGCCAACCAAAGATTAATAGGATTAGGAGATACAGCCAGTCTCAGAGTAGGTTTAGCCTACCGCGACCCCAAAAATGATAAATTTAACGCCTTATTGCGTTATGAATACCGCAAAAATCCCGCAACCATTCCCGAAACCATATTTTTAGGGACTGGTACAGGTTCTCAAGATCATACCTTTGCCGCCGAAGCTATTTACGCCCCCAATTGGCAATGGGAATTTTACGGTAAATACGCCCTTCGTAACAGCACCTCGTACTTAGCTAACGATTTAGCCGGCACAAGCACAGTAAATCTGGGACAATTACGGGCTACCTATCGCCTGGGATACAGCATGGATTTAGTCACAGAAGCTCGTGTAATTCATCAATCTAACTATACAGAAACCGGGTTTGTTGTGGAAACTGGCTACTATCTCACCCCTAACCTGCGACTAGCCGCCGGCTATGTTTTGGGTAAAGTTGACGATCGCGATTTTTCTGGGACACGTTCCGGCGGTGGTCCCTATGTAGGTATAACGGTGAAACTCAACGAATTATTTGACGGCTTTGGCTTACAAAAAATTCCCCCACCCCAGCCACAAGCATCGATGGTCAAAACCTTAGTCAATCGACTCAAGGACACAAAAACCACCAACGCTGTCATCACAACCTTAGTCGAACAGCTTAAAAGGAGATAGGGGAATGAACAAAAACCACAACAAACCAAACATCAAAACTCCCACCCTCTGCGCCACTGCGACTGTGCGTGAAATTTCTTTAGGAATAGCAAGTGCGATCGCACTCTTCACAGCCAGTCCAGTCGCCGCCCAAGTAGGTGTAACTAGCCTAACTGCCACCTACGAAACAAGACCAGCAAGTAGTTATAGCACTCAAGTAGGAGTTCCATGTGATGCTGGTAATTACCCCACAGGTTGTAACAGCAATATTGATTTAGAATTTGGTGTGGGCGCAACCAATGATTTAAGGCTTTCAGCTTTTCAAATTGGAGCTAACAACTACTCTTTAATACTAGTAGCTGACAAACTACAATTTCGCCGCGTAGATAACGCCTTCACTACTGGAGAAAGACAACTCATTTTCTTTGAGTCAAACAATAACACTCAAATGCGCTCGTCTTATACCAATACAATGGAAGAGGCTTTGCTGGGTACTATCATTAACAAAGGTGTTGATAATGGCTTTTCCAATGATAATTCAGTTGCTAGCAATAACATTGAACGCATTGATTATATTGTTTCCGAAGGTATATCCATACCCGTCGCATCAGCCGCAGACATCGGTTTTCTAATTTTAGAACGCGGTGGTAATGACCCCTTCAAGATAGCGCCAATCACAGCCCTAGATGCCAGTGGTAATCCCAGCGCATTTGGACAATTAAAAAATATTCCTGCAAGTACCTGGGGTAACTCTGGATTTAACATTAACAGTGCAGTCATGCGCCGAGAGGAAGGTGAACCACAATTCAGACCTTCACACTTAGTTGGTTCACAACCCATAGCTAGTATTTATGTTTCTATAGACGCTCTCACAGACTTTGATGGTCAAATAATCTATGGTTATGCCATTTTTCCCAATGATATTACTAGTAGTAATAATCTAGTTAATCTCACGGATTTTCCTACTGATACCCTTGGTGCTTCAGGAGAAGGGGGGCTAGACTTAATGACCGGAGGAGCTATATTTATGCTTGATACTCTGTCTACTGTCTCCGGTACTCTTTACCAAGATGAAAATGAAGATGATATTTTGAATAATGGTGAGCCGAATTTACCTGCGGACGTTACTTTACAATTAATAGATGCTACTAATAACGTTGTCGCCACTGCCAATACAAAGGCTAATGGTGAATACGTTTTTCTTGGTGTTGGTAATGGCAACTACACAATTCGAGTTGATACTAATGATCCAAATATTCCCAATGGACAGATATTAGGTACAGCCAATAATTTACCTATTAATGTTGCTGGTAATAACATAACTGAGCAAAATTTTGGGTTTAATCAACCTCTGGCTAATAACCCCAATATTATTTTAGTTAAACGGATTACGGCAGTTAATTCTACCCAATACACAGATTTAATTGACGGGGTTGATGATATCAACTCTCCAAATTATGTACCGGCTCCCTACGATGCAGATGATAATCAGCCTAATTGGCCTGCTAATTACTTACAAGGTCGGTTAAATGGTGGTAATATTGTTCCAGGAGATGAGTTAGAATATACCATCTATTTTCTGTCTACAGGTGATACTACTGCCTTAAATGTATTGATGTGCGATCGCCTTCCCCAAAATACCACTTTTATTCCCACCGCTTTTAATAGCATTGATCCAGGCACAGACAAAGGTATTCTTCTCAGTTATGATAGTAATTTAGTCGCTCTTACTGGTATTCAGGATATTGATAATGGTCAATATTTTCCCGTAGGAATAGAACCCACAGATGTCTACCCTAATATTAACTGTGGCGGTTCTAACACCAATGGGGCTATAGTTGTGAATTTAGGCAATGTGCCTAATAGTACAAGTTCAGGTGATCCCACTAATTCTTATGGGTTTATCCGGTTTCGGGTAAGAGTAAATTGAGTATAGTACAACTTCATAGGGGCGTGAACCTAAGAACTGTTTTTTGAGAGTGCAAACCCAGGAATCAGAGGCGCGATGCTATCAAACATCGACTAAACTCAAATATGCGCCTGAAAACAACCTTGTAGGAATCGCTATATTAATCCATGACCTGATATTTTTTGCCAAAAGATATTAAATGAAACTTAAAATGAAGATGAAAACTTGTTTAATGGGATAGTAAATTTGTTAGCCTTTCATGGAAACATCATAGGCATTACTCAATTACTTATTTTCAATTGAGTCACAGTAATTATGCATAATTATGCCTAATATTTCCGCAACACCTGGAACAATTAGTCATAAGTCAGATGGACTGCTGACCACAAACCACTAAACTGGCATACTGACGACCTGATCAAAATAATTTTGGAATAGAGGCTAATATGACTTTAACAAGTACTCCAC
This region of Nodularia sp. LEGE 06071 genomic DNA includes:
- a CDS encoding SdrD B-like domain-containing protein, producing MNKNHNKPNIKTPTLCATATVREISLGIASAIALFTASPVAAQVGVTSLTATYETRPASSYSTQVGVPCDAGNYPTGCNSNIDLEFGVGATNDLRLSAFQIGANNYSLILVADKLQFRRVDNAFTTGERQLIFFESNNNTQMRSSYTNTMEEALLGTIINKGVDNGFSNDNSVASNNIERIDYIVSEGISIPVASAADIGFLILERGGNDPFKIAPITALDASGNPSAFGQLKNIPASTWGNSGFNINSAVMRREEGEPQFRPSHLVGSQPIASIYVSIDALTDFDGQIIYGYAIFPNDITSSNNLVNLTDFPTDTLGASGEGGLDLMTGGAIFMLDTLSTVSGTLYQDENEDDILNNGEPNLPADVTLQLIDATNNVVATANTKANGEYVFLGVGNGNYTIRVDTNDPNIPNGQILGTANNLPINVAGNNITEQNFGFNQPLANNPNIILVKRITAVNSTQYTDLIDGVDDINSPNYVPAPYDADDNQPNWPANYLQGRLNGGNIVPGDELEYTIYFLSTGDTTALNVLMCDRLPQNTTFIPTAFNSIDPGTDKGILLSYDSNLVALTGIQDIDNGQYFPVGIEPTDVYPNINCGGSNTNGAIVVNLGNVPNSTSSGDPTNSYGFIRFRVRVN